The Tenacibaculum jejuense genome includes a window with the following:
- a CDS encoding outer membrane beta-barrel protein, translating into MKLFKQLLFLLFISSFNLSAQFSINGKITDKQNQPLPFANVILLSKEKGALPKGMVSDDNGKYSFEKVKKGTYTIEISMLGFKTKNLKAFELNSNKTFNFTLEEENESLDEVVIQSKRPVIRQTAEKLVLDLEKSEMLNSNLQDVVKRVPGVIVTNNGINFAGRSDIRILINGKTTDYMDVETLLQNLPADNIAKVELIEQPGAEFDAEGSGPIINIILKKNVRLGTHGSVGVWVGEDEGIEYGANASIASYKNKLNWQLSTGYSAPTWRNDLFINRRVVDPGTNETVTYDQATIEPFDPKNTWLSGSIDYYINDKNTIGFSTRYNNTMSDRVGSSNTEVRSSTNMERFVTENSFDRERNTFSINPYYEFKSDHDKFILDFNYVNFINENINTIEDVDGNTVPFVNQRYLQDGKYTIKTIKADYNKNITDEFKVSFGSKFSDVDTDSDLKLFTQNASGDFDFQADDSNRFIIDERIFALYTKVNYKWSDWSLSAGVRYENSDTRGTSTSTDETRTRIISQLFPSASLSKKLTEKLGANVAYSYRIRRPNYNSLNSFVTLYDPLTSEVGNPALKPAFTNNLQFNLTFDNQPFFTVSYSETSDDLFLFISQDDATAQISRTTINLQDRQNWNFRLFGPLSFIENLDGFTGFIVDYNKFESNELSPNLFLSKWNLGWYTQASYKLPWDINAEMSSYFGTGALEGQIDAGWIGDLSFSFGKKFLDDKLKVNLGINKVLNRGFVGTVNYDNIDANIESNGSRQNVQLRLTYSFGSRFGKKKAKRNASEEEQNRIDNNN; encoded by the coding sequence ATGAAATTATTTAAACAACTACTATTCTTACTTTTTATTAGTTCTTTTAACCTGTCAGCTCAATTTTCTATTAATGGAAAAATAACTGACAAACAGAATCAACCTTTACCTTTTGCCAATGTTATTCTATTAAGTAAAGAAAAAGGTGCACTTCCTAAAGGAATGGTTTCAGATGATAATGGAAAATATTCTTTTGAAAAAGTGAAAAAAGGAACATATACAATTGAAATATCTATGTTAGGCTTTAAAACTAAAAACCTTAAAGCTTTTGAATTAAACAGTAATAAAACTTTCAATTTTACTTTAGAAGAAGAAAATGAATCTCTTGATGAAGTTGTTATACAAAGTAAAAGACCTGTAATTAGGCAAACCGCAGAAAAATTAGTTTTAGATTTAGAAAAATCTGAAATGCTGAATAGTAATTTACAAGATGTCGTAAAAAGAGTTCCTGGAGTTATTGTAACCAATAATGGAATTAATTTTGCCGGACGATCGGACATTCGAATTTTGATTAATGGAAAAACTACTGACTATATGGATGTAGAAACTCTATTACAAAACTTACCTGCCGATAATATTGCTAAAGTAGAATTAATAGAACAACCTGGAGCTGAATTTGATGCAGAAGGTTCTGGTCCAATTATAAATATCATCTTAAAAAAGAATGTTCGTTTAGGAACTCACGGATCTGTTGGAGTTTGGGTTGGTGAAGATGAAGGAATTGAATATGGTGCTAATGCTTCTATTGCTAGTTATAAAAACAAATTAAATTGGCAATTAAGTACTGGATATTCTGCACCAACATGGAGAAACGATCTTTTTATCAATCGTAGAGTTGTAGATCCAGGAACAAATGAAACAGTTACTTATGACCAAGCAACTATTGAACCTTTCGACCCAAAAAACACTTGGTTGTCTGGTAGTATTGACTACTATATTAATGATAAAAACACTATTGGTTTTAGTACTCGATATAACAACACAATGTCTGATAGAGTTGGTAGTAGTAATACTGAAGTGCGTTCTTCAACTAATATGGAACGTTTTGTAACTGAAAACTCTTTTGATAGAGAACGAAATACATTTAGTATTAATCCGTATTATGAATTTAAATCAGATCATGATAAGTTTATTTTAGACTTTAATTATGTAAACTTTATTAATGAAAATATAAATACCATTGAAGATGTAGATGGTAATACTGTACCATTTGTTAATCAACGATACTTACAAGATGGAAAATACACCATTAAAACTATTAAAGCTGATTACAATAAAAATATTACAGATGAATTTAAAGTTAGTTTTGGTTCTAAATTTTCTGATGTAGATACAGATAGCGACCTAAAATTATTTACGCAAAATGCTAGTGGTGATTTCGATTTTCAAGCTGATGATAGCAATCGTTTTATTATCGATGAAAGAATTTTTGCACTATACACAAAAGTAAATTATAAATGGAGTGATTGGTCTTTATCTGCAGGTGTTCGATACGAAAACAGTGATACCAGAGGAACATCTACATCTACTGATGAAACTAGAACTCGAATTATTTCTCAACTTTTCCCAAGTGCTTCTTTAAGCAAAAAACTTACAGAAAAGTTAGGAGCAAATGTTGCATATAGTTATAGAATTAGAAGACCAAACTATAATAGTTTAAATTCTTTTGTTACTCTTTACGATCCTTTAACTTCTGAAGTTGGTAACCCAGCTTTAAAACCAGCATTTACAAACAACTTACAGTTTAATTTAACTTTTGATAATCAACCTTTTTTTACCGTAAGTTATAGTGAAACTAGTGACGATTTATTCTTATTTATCTCACAAGATGATGCAACAGCACAAATTTCTAGAACAACCATTAATCTTCAAGATAGACAAAACTGGAACTTCAGATTATTCGGACCTTTAAGCTTTATTGAAAATCTTGACGGATTTACAGGTTTCATTGTAGATTACAACAAATTTGAATCAAATGAATTAAGTCCGAACTTATTTTTATCTAAATGGAATTTAGGTTGGTATACGCAAGCTAGTTACAAATTACCTTGGGATATTAATGCGGAAATGTCTAGTTACTTTGGTACTGGAGCTTTAGAAGGACAAATTGATGCTGGTTGGATAGGAGATTTAAGTTTCTCTTTTGGTAAAAAGTTCTTAGATGACAAGTTAAAAGTTAACTTAGGCATTAACAAAGTATTGAACAGAGGTTTTGTTGGTACTGTTAATTACGATAATATTGATGCTAATATTGAAAGTAACGGATCTCGTCAAAATGTTCAACTACGATTAACGTATAGTTTCGGATCTAGATTCGGAAAGAAAAAAGCAAAAAGAAATGCATCTGAAGAAGAACAAAATAGAATAGATAACAACAACTAA
- a CDS encoding MotA/TolQ/ExbB proton channel family protein encodes MKKAVNVLTLTGIMFFGAIQSTFAQEVEKTFHQELKQRFIEGDPKFMGIVLVTLILGLAIAIERIIYLNMATTNTKKLVAKVDDALSSGGVEAAKEVCRNTKGPVASIFYQGLERADEGLDAAEKAVVGYGGVQMGLLEKNISWLSLFIALAPMLGFMGTVIGMIDAFDKIAVANDISPAVVAGGIKIALLTTVFGLVVAIILQIFYNYIVSKVDSIVNNMEDASISLIDLLAKYKK; translated from the coding sequence ATGAAAAAAGCAGTAAATGTCCTAACACTTACAGGAATTATGTTCTTTGGGGCTATTCAATCAACTTTTGCTCAGGAAGTTGAAAAAACTTTCCACCAAGAATTAAAACAACGTTTTATTGAAGGAGATCCTAAATTCATGGGGATTGTTTTAGTTACTTTAATATTAGGTTTAGCTATAGCAATAGAAAGAATTATCTATTTAAACATGGCAACAACAAATACTAAGAAATTAGTAGCTAAGGTTGATGACGCTTTAAGTTCAGGTGGTGTAGAGGCTGCTAAAGAAGTGTGTAGAAACACAAAAGGACCTGTTGCTTCAATCTTTTACCAAGGTTTAGAAAGAGCAGACGAAGGATTAGATGCTGCTGAAAAAGCTGTAGTTGGTTATGGAGGTGTACAAATGGGATTATTAGAGAAAAACATCTCTTGGTTATCTTTATTTATCGCTTTAGCACCGATGCTTGGTTTCATGGGAACGGTTATTGGTATGATCGATGCCTTCGATAAAATTGCAGTAGCAAATGATATCTCTCCAGCGGTAGTAGCAGGTGGTATTAAAATTGCACTTTTAACTACAGTATTTGGATTAGTAGTAGCAATTATCTTACAAATTTTCTATAACTATATCGTATCTAAAGTAGATAGTATAGTAAACAACATGGAAGACGCATCAATTTCTTTAATTGATTTGTTAGCTAAGTATAAAAAATAA
- a CDS encoding discoidin domain-containing protein, whose product MKQLTSLKLTIAVILLSCNFSVAKAQELYELSQKENLKVKKLERLGEKYYETHSKGKGSGFKLFMRNLYWAKRNQDANGRVISDRQVVDECEKFNKQYNTKEIQSRQARNVSGWKELGPFNWTRTRSWSPGLGRIVSIAVEPNQQNIIYAGSPGGGIWKTTNGGSSWTPLGDNMTNMSIWSIAIDPTNSNTVYLGNSAGQIMRSTNGGSSWSQIYRVSGTPRRILIHPNGNTIFIGTSRALYRSTNKGASFSSVLNANSEDVEFKPGNTNVVYACGSSFYKSTNGGASFSRITSGLSRTERMKMAVTPANPNMVYLVQKRGSSFGYIYRSTNSGSSFSTRSSYQTLSTNDVYFTQASRDMAITVSNTNANEVHVGGMDYSRSLDGGVSFTKLASWSSPGDRSYVHADIEVMQYINGTIYVGSDGGIFRSSDRGNNMRDLTQGGLAVRQYYRIGNSATDANMIVGGAQDNGTNIMRGSSRQFVEWLGADGMECFIDHTNRNIVYGTVQFGSLYKSTDGGNSIGNISKPGNFSGEWVTPFTMDPIDSRKIYVGYRDLYRSNNGGRSGSWTNITSRINVGGNLDEMAIAKSNNNYIYIAQEGRVWRTKNGQSSNPTWTEVSNFRGDVNFIAVDPNNPERVAIAATGSRVYISTNAGSDWTNIRSNLPNIAAQCLVFDDTSKNGLYVGMQSGVYYTNDNLSSWVSFSKNLPGVQTTDLEIHYGTRKLRLATYGRGIWESDLYSEDNTDTEITAPSDLVASLNERNVTLTWKDNSNNESGFTIQRNDGQGFSRVGFINDQTTYTDENLADGTYTYRVRAYNGTDYSDFSNTVEIKVTITDNTITPPSDLTAALTDKNVTLRWKDNSNNESGFTIQRNDGQGFSRINFVNDLTTYTDENLAEGTYQYRVRAYDSSDYSDFSNVVEVKVNDNSNEPDIKEDCIGCVVYDTNSEETTNADHSKEKAADGDPNTYWHSNWYDDNTSHPHFIAIDLGKEKEVVGFSYQGRQSGTTGMVKEYILFGWDGSNWKQLSTGSFQKSTLKQSADFEQFKTRYLYFRALSEVDGKRWASVAEFSVKYIDSPEEAVSQDSKTNEIAPSVDLQDFGGIKVYPIPFKDKLIVKGIPSLKSVRNLKLIGVNGKVLPIAKVFDGENLIINVNTVSTGFYILQFEDSKKLRSIKVFKK is encoded by the coding sequence ATGAAACAATTAACCTCATTAAAATTAACGATAGCAGTAATACTGCTATCGTGTAATTTCTCCGTAGCCAAGGCTCAAGAGTTATACGAATTATCTCAGAAAGAAAACTTAAAAGTTAAAAAGCTAGAACGCTTAGGAGAAAAATATTACGAAACTCATAGTAAAGGTAAGGGCAGCGGATTTAAATTATTCATGCGAAACTTGTATTGGGCAAAACGTAATCAAGATGCAAATGGTCGTGTAATTAGTGACAGGCAAGTTGTAGATGAATGTGAAAAATTTAACAAGCAGTACAACACAAAAGAAATTCAATCTAGACAAGCACGAAATGTGAGTGGATGGAAAGAATTAGGGCCATTTAACTGGACTAGAACTAGGAGTTGGTCTCCAGGTTTGGGTAGAATAGTTTCTATTGCTGTTGAACCAAATCAACAAAACATTATTTACGCAGGTTCACCTGGTGGAGGTATTTGGAAAACTACAAACGGAGGTTCTTCTTGGACACCCTTAGGAGATAATATGACAAACATGTCTATTTGGTCTATAGCTATAGATCCAACAAATTCTAATACTGTTTACCTTGGGAATTCTGCTGGACAAATCATGAGATCTACTAATGGAGGTTCATCTTGGTCGCAAATTTATAGAGTAAGCGGAACACCAAGAAGAATTTTAATTCATCCTAATGGAAATACAATTTTTATAGGAACTTCTAGAGCGCTATATCGTTCTACAAACAAAGGAGCTAGTTTTTCTTCAGTATTAAATGCAAATTCAGAAGACGTAGAATTTAAACCAGGAAATACAAATGTAGTTTATGCCTGCGGAAGTAGTTTTTATAAATCAACAAATGGAGGTGCTTCTTTTAGTAGAATTACCAGTGGTTTAAGTCGAACAGAACGTATGAAAATGGCTGTAACTCCTGCAAATCCAAATATGGTGTATTTAGTACAAAAAAGAGGTAGTAGTTTTGGATATATATACAGATCTACGAATAGCGGATCTAGTTTCTCTACAAGATCAAGTTATCAAACACTTTCTACAAATGATGTGTATTTTACACAAGCTTCAAGAGATATGGCAATCACAGTTTCAAATACAAATGCAAATGAAGTTCATGTTGGAGGAATGGATTATTCTAGGTCTTTAGATGGTGGAGTTTCATTTACAAAATTAGCATCATGGAGCAGTCCTGGAGATCGCTCTTATGTTCATGCTGATATCGAAGTAATGCAATATATCAACGGAACTATTTATGTAGGTAGCGACGGTGGAATCTTTAGAAGTTCAGATCGTGGAAATAATATGCGCGATTTAACTCAAGGAGGATTAGCTGTTCGTCAATATTATAGAATAGGAAATTCAGCAACAGACGCTAATATGATTGTTGGTGGAGCGCAAGACAATGGAACTAATATTATGAGAGGTTCTAGCAGACAATTTGTTGAGTGGTTAGGAGCAGATGGAATGGAATGTTTTATCGATCATACCAATAGAAATATTGTTTATGGAACTGTTCAGTTTGGTAGCTTGTATAAAAGTACAGACGGTGGAAACAGTATTGGAAATATTAGTAAGCCAGGAAATTTTAGTGGAGAATGGGTAACACCATTTACGATGGATCCTATTGATAGTAGAAAAATCTATGTTGGATATAGAGATTTATACAGAAGTAATAATGGTGGAAGAAGTGGAAGTTGGACTAATATTACCTCAAGAATAAATGTTGGTGGTAATTTAGATGAAATGGCAATTGCTAAATCGAATAACAACTACATTTATATAGCTCAAGAAGGAAGAGTTTGGAGAACGAAAAACGGACAAAGTAGTAATCCGACTTGGACCGAAGTAAGTAATTTTAGAGGTGATGTAAACTTTATAGCTGTCGATCCAAATAATCCGGAAAGAGTTGCCATCGCTGCTACAGGTTCTAGAGTATATATTTCTACAAATGCAGGAAGTGATTGGACAAACATCAGAAGTAATTTGCCAAATATTGCTGCTCAATGTTTAGTGTTTGATGATACAAGTAAAAATGGTCTTTATGTTGGAATGCAATCTGGTGTTTACTACACGAATGATAATTTGAGTTCTTGGGTTTCGTTTTCTAAAAATCTTCCTGGTGTTCAAACTACAGATTTAGAAATTCACTATGGTACAAGAAAACTTCGTTTGGCTACATATGGAAGAGGTATTTGGGAGTCTGATTTGTACAGTGAAGATAATACAGATACTGAAATTACAGCTCCAAGCGATTTAGTTGCTTCTTTAAATGAAAGAAATGTAACATTAACATGGAAAGATAATTCTAATAATGAGTCAGGATTTACAATTCAAAGAAATGACGGACAAGGGTTCAGTAGAGTAGGATTTATAAACGATCAAACTACATATACAGATGAAAATTTGGCTGACGGAACTTACACTTACAGAGTAAGAGCTTATAATGGAACTGATTATTCAGATTTTTCTAATACAGTAGAAATAAAAGTAACAATTACTGATAATACAATTACTCCTCCAAGTGATTTAACTGCTGCATTAACTGATAAAAATGTAACATTAAGATGGAAAGATAATTCTAATAATGAATCAGGGTTTACAATTCAGAGAAACGACGGACAAGGATTTAGTAGAATCAATTTTGTAAATGATTTAACAACTTATACAGATGAAAACCTTGCTGAAGGAACTTACCAATATAGAGTTAGAGCTTATGATAGTTCTGATTATTCAGATTTTTCTAATGTGGTAGAAGTTAAAGTGAATGATAATTCAAACGAACCAGACATTAAAGAAGATTGTATTGGTTGTGTAGTTTACGATACCAATAGTGAAGAAACTACTAATGCAGATCATTCGAAGGAGAAAGCTGCGGATGGAGATCCAAATACTTACTGGCATTCAAATTGGTACGACGATAATACATCACATCCACATTTTATAGCGATAGATTTAGGAAAAGAAAAAGAAGTAGTAGGATTTTCGTATCAAGGTCGCCAATCAGGAACTACAGGAATGGTAAAAGAATATATTCTTTTTGGATGGGATGGAAGTAATTGGAAACAACTTTCAACAGGATCATTCCAAAAATCAACATTAAAACAATCGGCAGATTTTGAACAATTCAAAACACGTTATTTATATTTTAGAGCACTTTCTGAAGTAGATGGTAAACGATGGGCTTCTGTTGCAGAGTTTTCTGTAAAGTATATAGATTCACCTGAAGAAGCTGTAAGTCAAGATTCAAAAACAAATGAAATAGCTCCAAGTGTAGATTTACAAGACTTTGGGGGAATTAAAGTGTATCCAATTCCTTTTAAAGATAAACTTATTGTAAAAGGAATTCCGTCTCTTAAGTCGGTAAGAAACTTAAAGTTAATTGGAGTAAATGGTAAAGTGTTACCAATTGCAAAAGTATTTGATGGAGAGAATTTGATTATTAATGTGAATACAGTTTCAACAGGATTTTATATTCTACAATTTGAAGATAGTAAAAAATTAAGATCAATTAAAGTATTTAAAAAGTAA
- a CDS encoding asparaginase has protein sequence MTSRPNILLVYTGGTIGMVKDYKSNALRAFDFSQILEKIPELKQLNCEIDTISFEEPIDSSNMNTSYYITIAEIIEENYNKYDGFVVLTGSDTMSYVSSAVSFMFENLQKPVIFTGSQLPIGDLRTDAKENLITSIEIACASEKGEPIIQEVGLYFEYKLYRANRTTKINAEQFEAFTSMNYPPLAESGVHLSFNKHLLLRNESKNSKLIFRKNLISDIVILKLFPGITPKVVEAIVNVEGLKGLILESYGSGNAPTESWFIDLIAKTIQKGVRVVNVTQCSGGSVILGLYETSTDLKDMGIINGKDITTETAIAKMMYLLGEDLSDQQFKYYFETPLRGEIS, from the coding sequence ATGACAAGTAGACCTAATATTTTATTAGTGTACACTGGTGGTACAATAGGAATGGTAAAAGATTATAAATCTAACGCATTAAGAGCATTTGATTTTAGCCAGATTTTAGAGAAAATTCCAGAGTTAAAGCAATTAAATTGTGAAATAGACACTATTTCATTTGAAGAACCAATAGATTCTTCTAATATGAATACATCTTATTACATAACAATTGCTGAAATTATTGAAGAGAACTATAATAAATACGATGGTTTTGTTGTATTAACAGGTTCAGATACCATGTCTTACGTTTCTTCTGCAGTAAGTTTTATGTTCGAAAATTTACAAAAACCAGTAATCTTTACAGGATCGCAATTGCCTATTGGAGATTTGAGAACAGATGCCAAAGAGAATTTAATTACATCCATAGAAATAGCTTGTGCTTCAGAGAAAGGAGAACCTATAATTCAAGAAGTCGGATTGTATTTTGAATACAAATTGTACAGAGCAAATAGAACAACAAAAATTAACGCAGAACAATTTGAAGCGTTCACATCAATGAATTATCCACCACTTGCAGAAAGTGGAGTACATTTATCTTTTAATAAGCATTTGTTGCTTAGAAATGAATCGAAGAATTCTAAATTAATTTTCAGAAAAAATTTGATTTCAGATATAGTAATACTGAAATTATTTCCAGGGATTACACCAAAAGTTGTTGAAGCTATTGTTAATGTTGAAGGTTTAAAAGGACTAATACTTGAAAGTTATGGTTCTGGTAATGCTCCTACAGAGTCATGGTTTATTGATTTGATAGCTAAAACGATACAAAAAGGAGTGCGAGTAGTAAATGTTACACAATGCAGTGGAGGAAGTGTGATTTTAGGTTTGTATGAGACGAGTACAGACTTAAAAGATATGGGGATTATAAATGGAAAAGACATCACAACAGAGACTGCAATTGCAAAAATGATGTACCTGTTGGGAGAAGATTTATCTGATCAACAATTCAAGTATTATTTTGAAACTCCATTGCGAGGTGAGATTTCGTAA
- a CDS encoding M12 family metallo-peptidase — protein sequence MSLTCTAQKIKPRERILSAQSEGQKFEEINLFNFGKNSRRKQRIKIPKELKNYELLSLSSRVMGRFSNSNSSPEAMILPLPNKSSTMILQLVKVSLKSDDYSSKELPSKQITKPLEITHYRGIIKNESNSRVAMSIRNGEIYGYISLDDKVGNFVLGKIKGSNEHILYEDKDISHLNDFKCQIEKLHHLKAPKELEKKSKQPAANAGKCPKIFFDIANDVVRDKGGASAASAFVEAMFNQVAILYNDEGVNLKLSGIRSWTSTAPFNDLDSYRSYRNRNGFNGDLGHFVTYNYSGGVAWVNALCGSYRYGLSGIYRNYSNVPRYSWNISTIAHELGHNFGSSHTHACVWNGNNTAIDGCYQTEGNCSRPGAPSDGGTIMSYCHLNSVGTNLRKGFGSQPASVIRRSINRASCVDSCSDNGGGGNGDEVSCAGVNNWAENTNYTAGDKVVYNGRLFERTGNNDWNDLGACSSDNCYGVDEWTSEANYKDGDLVVYQGNLFKRENNDWTGLGSCDNQNGDPCSGIDPWQENTNYQAGDKVIYQGKAFEWNGAEWIELATCSSQPGIKLNSLSKNNFKKIALNVYPNPVKEFLNFKVKHMKAKETKVSLRNILGKLVLTKQVNRISPGATVSEKIDVKALPKGIYLLKITNGKTSVAKRVMIK from the coding sequence ATGTCTTTAACGTGCACTGCACAAAAAATTAAACCTAGAGAACGTATTTTATCAGCTCAATCTGAAGGACAGAAATTTGAAGAAATAAATCTTTTTAATTTCGGAAAGAATAGTAGAAGGAAACAACGAATCAAGATTCCTAAAGAATTGAAAAACTATGAATTATTATCGTTGAGTTCTCGCGTAATGGGACGTTTTTCGAATTCAAATTCATCTCCTGAAGCTATGATTTTGCCTTTGCCCAATAAATCGTCTACAATGATTTTACAATTGGTAAAAGTTTCTCTTAAGTCAGATGATTATTCTTCAAAAGAATTACCATCTAAACAAATAACTAAACCTTTAGAAATTACTCATTATCGAGGAATTATAAAAAATGAAAGTAATTCGAGAGTTGCTATGTCTATTCGAAATGGTGAAATATACGGTTATATAAGCCTAGATGATAAAGTAGGGAATTTTGTTTTAGGAAAAATTAAAGGAAGTAACGAACATATTCTTTATGAAGATAAAGATATAAGTCACTTAAATGATTTTAAATGTCAAATAGAAAAATTACATCATCTTAAAGCGCCTAAAGAATTAGAAAAAAAGAGTAAACAACCAGCAGCAAATGCAGGTAAATGCCCAAAAATCTTTTTTGATATTGCGAATGATGTGGTAAGAGATAAAGGAGGGGCAAGTGCTGCGTCAGCTTTTGTTGAAGCTATGTTCAATCAAGTTGCTATTCTTTATAATGATGAAGGAGTTAATTTGAAACTTTCAGGAATTAGATCTTGGACTTCAACAGCGCCTTTTAATGACCTAGATAGCTATAGAAGCTACAGAAATAGAAACGGATTTAATGGTGATTTAGGCCATTTTGTAACCTATAATTATTCAGGAGGAGTTGCTTGGGTTAATGCACTTTGTGGCTCGTATCGTTATGGTTTATCTGGTATTTATAGAAATTATTCGAATGTACCTCGTTACTCGTGGAATATTTCAACAATTGCTCACGAACTAGGACATAATTTTGGTTCTAGTCATACACATGCTTGTGTTTGGAATGGAAATAATACTGCTATCGATGGTTGTTATCAAACAGAAGGAAATTGTAGTAGACCAGGAGCTCCTTCAGACGGAGGAACAATCATGAGTTATTGTCATCTTAATAGTGTAGGAACAAACCTTAGAAAAGGATTTGGTTCACAGCCTGCAAGTGTGATACGAAGAAGTATTAACAGAGCAAGTTGTGTGGATTCGTGTTCAGACAACGGAGGAGGAGGTAATGGAGATGAAGTGAGTTGTGCGGGAGTTAACAATTGGGCAGAGAATACAAATTATACAGCTGGAGATAAAGTAGTATATAATGGTAGACTGTTTGAAAGAACTGGGAATAACGACTGGAATGATTTAGGAGCCTGTAGTAGCGATAATTGTTATGGCGTAGATGAATGGACTAGTGAAGCCAATTACAAAGATGGAGATTTAGTTGTTTATCAAGGTAATTTATTTAAAAGAGAAAATAACGATTGGACAGGTTTAGGTTCTTGTGATAATCAAAATGGAGATCCATGTTCAGGAATTGATCCTTGGCAAGAAAATACAAACTATCAGGCAGGAGATAAAGTTATTTACCAAGGAAAAGCATTCGAATGGAATGGAGCTGAATGGATAGAATTAGCAACTTGTTCTTCACAACCAGGAATCAAATTAAACTCTCTAAGTAAAAATAACTTTAAAAAAATTGCTCTTAATGTGTATCCCAATCCTGTAAAGGAATTTTTAAACTTCAAAGTAAAACACATGAAAGCTAAAGAAACTAAAGTAAGTCTTAGAAACATCTTAGGGAAGTTAGTATTAACTAAACAAGTTAACAGAATTTCTCCAGGAGCTACAGTTTCAGAAAAAATTGATGTAAAAGCTTTGCCTAAAGGAATCTATCTATTAAAAATTACGAATGGAAAAACAAGTGTTGCTAAAAGAGTTATGATAAAATAA
- a CDS encoding ExbD/TolR family protein: MARRENPEINAGSMADIAFLLLIFFLVTTTMDVDSGISKKLAEKPPKDYDPPKIKEKNIFQISINRNNDLFVDGDVLELKDLKSAALKFIDNGGGIGNPLPGADKGTECDYCGGDRNPDSSDHPNKAIISIESDRAADYGTYVTIQNELLSAYSELRNKLCKKKYGMSFTELEEAYKKTGRKDEELKKKVENIKSSYPQIITDLDSDDSN, translated from the coding sequence ATGGCAAGAAGAGAAAACCCAGAAATTAATGCAGGTTCGATGGCAGATATAGCCTTCTTGCTACTTATCTTTTTCCTTGTAACAACAACAATGGATGTTGATTCAGGTATTTCTAAAAAATTAGCTGAAAAACCTCCAAAAGATTATGATCCGCCAAAAATTAAAGAGAAAAATATCTTTCAAATAAGTATCAATAGAAATAATGACTTATTTGTTGACGGTGATGTTTTAGAGTTAAAAGATTTGAAGAGCGCTGCGCTTAAATTTATCGACAACGGAGGAGGAATAGGAAATCCTTTACCAGGAGCAGATAAAGGTACTGAGTGCGATTATTGTGGAGGTGATAGAAATCCTGATTCGTCAGATCACCCAAACAAAGCGATTATATCTATTGAAAGTGACAGAGCTGCCGATTACGGTACATATGTAACTATTCAAAACGAATTGTTAAGTGCTTATTCTGAATTAAGAAATAAACTATGCAAGAAAAAGTATGGTATGTCTTTTACAGAATTAGAAGAAGCATATAAGAAAACTGGTCGTAAAGATGAGGAGTTAAAAAAGAAGGTAGAAAATATCAAATCTAGTTACCCTCAGATTATTACTGACTTAGATTCTGATGATAGTAATTAA
- a CDS encoding zinc metallopeptidase, producing MVMDLGYYVIMGAFALISSLVSSSLKRKFKKYSNIRLRNGMSGAEIAQKMLDDHGIYDVKVISTPGSLTDHYNPQNKTVNLSDVVYHERNAAAAAVAAHEVGHAVQHARAYKWLKMRSNLVPLVGISSKFSNILIMAGLVLGLTSNLGYYALSIGTAMFGVATLFSFVTLPVEYDASNRALAWLKNKNMVTREELAGAQDALKAAARTYLVAAIGSLATLLYWAMRLMAASQNRND from the coding sequence ATGGTAATGGATCTTGGATATTACGTAATAATGGGAGCTTTTGCTTTAATCAGTAGTTTGGTAAGCAGTTCTCTTAAAAGAAAGTTTAAAAAATACTCTAACATTCGTTTACGAAATGGAATGAGTGGTGCTGAAATAGCTCAAAAAATGTTAGATGATCATGGAATTTATGATGTTAAAGTAATTTCTACTCCAGGTAGTTTAACTGATCATTATAACCCTCAAAATAAAACTGTAAATTTAAGTGATGTCGTTTATCACGAAAGAAATGCTGCTGCTGCTGCGGTTGCTGCACATGAAGTTGGACATGCTGTACAACATGCTCGTGCTTACAAATGGTTAAAAATGCGATCTAATCTAGTTCCCTTAGTTGGTATATCATCTAAGTTTTCGAATATTTTGATCATGGCAGGATTAGTTTTAGGGCTAACTTCTAATTTAGGATATTATGCGCTTTCTATCGGAACTGCTATGTTTGGAGTTGCAACTCTATTTAGCTTTGTAACTTTACCTGTTGAATACGACGCTAGTAACAGAGCTTTAGCATGGTTAAAAAATAAAAACATGGTTACTCGTGAAGAATTAGCAGGTGCGCAAGATGCTTTAAAAGCTGCGGCAAGAACGTACTTAGTTGCTGCTATTGGTTCTTTAGCAACTTTATTATATTGGGCAATGCGATTAATGGCTGCAAGTCAGAATAGAAACGATTAG